A portion of the Carya illinoinensis cultivar Pawnee chromosome 11, C.illinoinensisPawnee_v1, whole genome shotgun sequence genome contains these proteins:
- the LOC122282671 gene encoding thioredoxin-like protein YLS8, producing MSYLLPHLHSGWAVDQAILAEEERLVVIRFGHDWDETCMQMDEVLSSVAETLKNFAVIYLVDITEVPDFNTMYELYDPSTVMFFFRNKHIMIDLGTGNNNKINWAMKDKQEFIDIVETVYRGARKGRGLVIAPKDYSTKYRY from the exons ATGTCGTACCTGCTGCCGCACCTGCACTCCGGATGGGCTGTAGATCAGGCCATCCTGGCCGAGGAAGAGCGACTCGTCGTCATCCGTTTCGGCCATGACTGGGACGAGACCTGCATGCAG ATGGATGAAGTGCTATCATCTGTTGCTGAGACACTTAAGAACTTTGCTGTAATCTATCTTGTGGACATCACCGAGGTGCCTGATTTCAACACAATGTACGAGCTCTATGACCCATCCACAGTTATGTTCTTCTTCCGAAACAAGCACATCATGATTGACCTTGGCACTGGAAACAACAACAAGATTAACTGGGCTATGAAGGACAAGCAAGAGTTCATCGACATTGTGGAGACGGTGTATCGTGGTGCAAGGAAGGGTCGTGGTTTGGTTATTGCACCAAAGGACTACTCCACCAAGTACCGCTACTAA
- the LOC122282837 gene encoding ESCRT-related protein CHMP1B, with amino-acid sequence MGNTEKLLNQIMELKFTAKSLQRQARKCEKEEKSEKLKIKKAMEKGNVDGARIYAENAIRKRTEQMNYLRLSSRLDAVVARLDTQAKMTTINKSMGNIVKSLESTLATGNLQKMSETMDQFEKQFVNMEVQAEFMESAMAGSTSLSTPEGEVNSLMQQVADDYGLEVSVGLPQPAAHAVPAKETEKVDEDDLSRRLAELKARG; translated from the coding sequence ATGGGAAATACTGAGAAGCTCTTGAATCAGATCATGGAACTTAAATTCACTGCCAAATCTCTCCAACGCCAAGCCAGGAAGTGCGAGAAGGAGGAGAAATCTGAGAAGCTCAAAATCAAGAAGGCCATGGAGAAAGGCAACGTCGACGGCGCCAGAATCTACGCTGAGAACGCCATCCGGAAGCGCACTGAGCAGATGAATTATCTCCGCCTCTCCTCTCGCCTTGACGCCGTCGTTGCTCGCCTCGACACCCAGGCAAAGATGACCACCATCAACAAGTCCATGGGAAACATCGTCAAATCTCTCGAATCTACCCTCGCCACTGGAAACCTTCAGAAGATGTCCGAGACCATGGACCAGTTCGAGAAGCAGTTTGTCAACATGGAGGTCCAGGCCGAGTTCATGGAAAGCGCCATGGCCGGCTCGACCTCCCTCTCAACGCCGGAGGGAGAGGTCAACAGCCTGATGCAGCAGGTCGCCGACGATTATGGCCTCGAGGTCTCCGTGGGTCTACCTCAGCCGGCCGCTCACGCTGTTCCGGCCAAGGAGACTGAGAAGGTCGACGAGGACGACCTCTCCAGGCGCCTCGCCGAGCTCAAGGCTAGAGGTTAA